A single genomic interval of Cucumis sativus cultivar 9930 chromosome 5, Cucumber_9930_V3, whole genome shotgun sequence harbors:
- the LOC101206531 gene encoding NAC domain-containing protein 12 has protein sequence MAEQDMTLSVNGHSQVPPGFRFHPTEEELLHYYLRKKVAFQKIDLDVIRDVDLNKLEPWDIQEKCKIGSTPQNDWYFFSHKDKKYPTGTRTNRATAAGFWKATGRDKIIYTGSKRIGLRKTLVFYKGRAPHGQKSDWIMHEYRLDDSDRDINICNSIGESQLAEDGWVVCRVFKKKNYQKSIDSPKTSPTSMDSEVHLLNSNNDGVLDQILQYMGRTCKLEMESFSNNINNNSNSSSRLILSPNNNNTEDHQQQTIDKSFMHLPRLDSPTTIPSIISLHQLETSSPFDHNIIFNHEMLSVSETTTEPSPRPVVKLDNWVAFDRLVASQLNGQDERSAMEDDEDEQQQQQQQHHHHHHHEQQHHHHHMQVSNRVLGYGHENDIWGFTKSSSSSSLDPLSHLSV, from the exons atggcGGAACAGGATATGACTCTGTCCGTCAATGGCCACTCTCAAGTTCCTCCCGGCTTTCGTTTCCATCCCACCGAAGAAGAGCTTCTACATTATTACCTCAGGAAGAAAGTTGCCTTCCAAAAAATTGATCTTGATGTCATTCGTGATGTTGATCTTAACAAGCTTGAACCATGGGATATtcaag agAAATGCAAGATTGGATCCACCCCACAAAACGACTGGTACTTCTTTAGCCACAAAGACAAGAAGTATCCTACTGGAACTCGCACGAATCGTGCTACAGCGGCTGGATTTTGGAAGGCTACCGGACGAGATAAGATTATTTATACTGGATCCAAAAGAATTGGGTTGAGAAAAACTCTAGTCTTTTACAAAGGAAGAGCCCCTCATGGCCAAAAATCCGATTGGATCATGCACGAGTATCGGCTCGATGATAGTGATCGCGACATCAAT ATTTGTAACTCGATCGGAGAGTCACAACTAGCGGAGGACGGATGGGTTGTATGTCGAgttttcaaaaagaagaacTACCAAAAGAGCATAGATAGCCCAAAGACCTCCCCAACCTCCATGGATTCTGAGGTTCACTTACTAAACTCAAACAATGATGGAGTTCTGGATCAAATACTTCAATACATGGGAAGAACATGCAAGCTGGAAATGGAGTCATTTTCCAATAATATCAACAACAACAGCAACTCATCTTCAAGATTAATCCTCAGcccaaacaacaacaacacaGAAGATcatcaacaacaaacaatcgACAAATCATTCATGCATCTTCCAAGGCTAGACAGCCCCACAACAATCCCTTCAATAATCTCCCTCCATCAACTCGAAACGTCATCACCGTTCGATCACAACATCATCTTCAACCACGAGATGCTTTCAGTTTCAGAGACAACAACAGAGCCATCGCCTCGACCCGTCGTCAAGCTCGACAACTGGGTCGCCTTTGACCGACTTGTTGCTTCCCAACTAAATGGGCAGGACGAAAGATCAGCCATGGAGGACGATGAAGAcgaacaacaacaacaacaacaacaacatcatcatcatcatcatcatgaACAACAACACCACCATCATCATATGCAAGTTTCAAACCGAGTATTGGGATATGGGCATGAGAATGATATCTGGGGTTTCACTAAGTCATCGTCTTCCTCATCATTAGACCCACTTTCCCATTTGTCGGTTTAG